From Polaribacter haliotis:
AAAATCTTACATTCCTCCTGTAGAATTAGGCCATGTAATGCGTTCTGGAGCTATTGGAAAAGTAATTAAGAATAACAACAACCCTAAGTTTGAAATTGGAGATTGTGTTACAAGTTGGGGAGGAGTACAACAATATTCCGTTTCGAATGGAGATGGATGGTACAAAGTGGACGAAAAATTAGCTTCTATGCCAATGTATTTAGGAACCTTAGGTATGCCAGGAATGACTGCTTATTTCGGAATTTTAGAAGTAGGAAAAATAAAAGAAGGCGATATTGTTTTAGTTTCTGGGGCAGCAGGAGCAGTTGGGTCTATAGTTGGACAAATTGCAAAAATTAAAGGCTGTACAGTAATTGGAATTGCTGGTGGTAAAGAAAAGTGCAATTATATTAAAAACGAATTGGGTTTCGACGAAGCAATCGATTATAAAAACGAAAATATATACTCAGCCTTAAAAAAGAAATGTCCAAAAGGTATAGATGTATTTTTCGATAATGTTGGTGGTGTAATTTTAGATGCAGCATTAAGCAAGCTAAGAATGCATGCAAAGGTGGTTATTTGTGGTGCCATTTCGCAATATAATAACAAACACAAAATCGACGGACCAAGTAATTACTTGTCTTTATTGGTTACACGTTCTACAATGCAAGGAATGGTTGTAATGGATTATACCAAAGATTTTGGAGAAGCTGCAAAACAAATGGGCACTTGGTTACAAGAAGGTAAATTAAAATCGAGAGAAGATATTTACGAGGGTATCGAAAATTTCCAAGAAACTTATAATAGATTATTTTCCGGCGAAAAAAATGGAAAATTAGTATTAAAAGTTATAGAGTAGTGGAGCAGGAACATTTTTTTCAATGTCCCTATTGTTGGGAAGAGATTTCTATGATTTTAGATGCGAGTGTTCAAAATCAAACCTATATCGAAGATTGCGAAGTTTGTTGCAATCCCATAGAAATATCACCAACATTTGAAGCTGGAGAATTAATTGGTTTTCGATCTGAATCTATTGAGCAGTAAAATTAGTTTTATTTTTTGGAGCTATTTCCAGCTTTTCGCACTCGCTTTTTTTCTGAAATAGAAAAAAGAGCTCAAACAAATGCTACAATCTGGGCTAGACTTGTTTGGAAACTCTTTGTTATAATTCTAATGGATTCACCCAAGAAAATTTTTCAAATAAAGAAATCCAATCTTTTGGAAAGCTCGCTTTTAAAACCAATTTTTCTAATGAAAAAGGATGTGTAAATTCTAGTCTACCAGCATGTAAAAACATGTTGGCGCAATTAAAATTTTCTTCAAACATAATATTATGGTTTTTATCGCCATATTTTGGGTCGCCAATTAAAGGGTTGCTAATTTTATTTGCATGTACTCTCAACTGGTGCATTCTACCTGTTTTGGGTTTTAATTCTACCAAACTATATCGTGAAGAATCGTAAGGTTTTACAGGGATTTCTAAAGTAACTTTTTCTATTGTTTTTAAATACGTTAAAGCTTCTTTATGTACGTTTGCATCTCTTCCTTTTACTGGGGAATCTATTGTTTTTTCGTCTGGAGCAAAACCACGAACAATTCCATAATATGTTTTTTCAATTTCGTTATTGGTAAATAATTCTTGAAACTTAGAGACAAATCCTTTTTCCTTGGCCAATAATATGATACCAGATGTTTTTCTGTCTAATCTATGAATCGGATATACTTTCAATCCTTTTTCATCCATTATATATTGTAGCAAAGAAGTTTC
This genomic window contains:
- a CDS encoding NADP-dependent oxidoreductase; the protein is MKNKQITLKNRPKGFPDENTWELEENTIPTLEEGEILIQHHYISLDPAMRGWMNDTKSYIPPVELGHVMRSGAIGKVIKNNNNPKFEIGDCVTSWGGVQQYSVSNGDGWYKVDEKLASMPMYLGTLGMPGMTAYFGILEVGKIKEGDIVLVSGAAGAVGSIVGQIAKIKGCTVIGIAGGKEKCNYIKNELGFDEAIDYKNENIYSALKKKCPKGIDVFFDNVGGVILDAALSKLRMHAKVVICGAISQYNNKHKIDGPSNYLSLLVTRSTMQGMVVMDYTKDFGEAAKQMGTWLQEGKLKSREDIYEGIENFQETYNRLFSGEKNGKLVLKVIE
- a CDS encoding CPXCG motif-containing cysteine-rich protein; the encoded protein is MEQEHFFQCPYCWEEISMILDASVQNQTYIEDCEVCCNPIEISPTFEAGELIGFRSESIEQ
- a CDS encoding pseudouridine synthase — protein: MNITIIFEDEHILCVSKPNNMLVHHAHHSRNVSEETSLLQYIMDEKGLKVYPIHRLDRKTSGIILLAKEKGFVSKFQELFTNNEIEKTYYGIVRGFAPDEKTIDSPVKGRDANVHKEALTYLKTIEKVTLEIPVKPYDSSRYSLVELKPKTGRMHQLRVHANKISNPLIGDPKYGDKNHNIMFEENFNCANMFLHAGRLEFTHPFSLEKLVLKASFPKDWISLFEKFSWVNPLEL